The Hyphomonas sediminis genome contains a region encoding:
- a CDS encoding NADP-dependent oxidoreductase, producing MSGAREMQQVVLAQYCDGPPKPSDFRLESRPLPEPSEGQFRVAHVWCSVDPGTRSRLSGGDSYAAALPLGKAVDGFSVGVIDASNNPDWPVGTKVFCAGGWKTHSMQTGKGFIGKVADVPGVPLSAWIGVLGVPGLTAWFGMKNVARFKEGDAVLVTSAAGPVGATAGQLAKSWGASKVVGVAGSDEKCRWLTETAGFDAAINYKTASDLSAAIAAEFPKGIDILFDNVGNAMVNRALPLMALNGRICISGQVADYNLRADETPGIVNTKPFITHRVNMQGLVVFDFAREFPQALETMAKMIAGGTLKIQEDRFEGIAAMPEAFCGLFRGENTGRRVVKVGED from the coding sequence ATGAGCGGCGCGCGCGAGATGCAGCAGGTCGTACTGGCGCAATATTGCGACGGGCCGCCGAAACCTTCCGACTTCCGCCTTGAAAGCCGGCCCCTGCCGGAGCCCAGCGAAGGGCAGTTCCGGGTTGCGCATGTCTGGTGCTCAGTTGATCCGGGCACGCGCTCGCGCCTTTCGGGCGGCGACAGCTATGCAGCGGCCCTGCCGCTCGGCAAGGCGGTCGATGGCTTCAGCGTTGGCGTGATCGATGCGTCGAACAATCCGGACTGGCCAGTGGGCACGAAAGTGTTCTGCGCGGGCGGCTGGAAAACCCATTCGATGCAGACCGGCAAGGGCTTCATCGGCAAGGTGGCGGATGTTCCCGGCGTGCCGCTTTCGGCGTGGATCGGCGTGCTGGGCGTGCCGGGGCTGACGGCCTGGTTTGGTATGAAGAATGTGGCGCGCTTCAAGGAAGGCGACGCTGTGCTGGTAACTTCAGCGGCTGGCCCGGTGGGCGCCACCGCCGGTCAGCTCGCCAAATCCTGGGGCGCTTCGAAGGTAGTCGGCGTGGCGGGCAGCGACGAGAAATGCCGTTGGCTGACGGAAACGGCCGGCTTTGACGCGGCCATCAACTACAAGACTGCGAGCGACCTCTCCGCCGCGATTGCCGCTGAGTTTCCCAAGGGGATCGACATCCTGTTCGACAATGTGGGCAATGCGATGGTGAACCGCGCCCTGCCCCTGATGGCGCTCAACGGGCGCATCTGCATCTCCGGACAGGTAGCCGATTATAATCTGAGGGCGGATGAAACGCCGGGCATCGTGAACACCAAACCCTTCATCACGCACCGCGTGAACATGCAGGGGCTCGTGGTGTTCGACTTTGCGCGCGAATTCCCGCAAGCCCTTGAAACCATGGCGAAAATGATCGCAGGCGGCACACTGAAGATTCAGGAAGACCGGTTCGAAGGCATTGCCGCGATGCCGGAAGCCTTCTGCGGCCTTTTCCGGGGCGAGAATACCGGGCGCCGGGTTGTGAAGGTGGGCGAGGACTAG
- a CDS encoding GNAT family N-acetyltransferase translates to MSDIVIKREDGELKGRYVARIEGIAAEGEIEFTYPGPGIISANHTRVPEAMGGRGVAGALLNFMLEDARTNGFKIVPVCPYVRGQYAKHPEWADLFTIGPGETP, encoded by the coding sequence TTGAGCGACATCGTGATCAAACGCGAGGATGGCGAGCTGAAGGGCCGCTATGTTGCGCGCATCGAGGGCATCGCCGCTGAAGGCGAAATCGAGTTCACCTATCCCGGCCCCGGCATCATCAGCGCCAATCATACCCGCGTGCCCGAAGCCATGGGCGGACGGGGCGTCGCGGGCGCCCTGCTTAACTTCATGCTGGAAGATGCGCGCACCAACGGCTTCAAGATCGTGCCGGTCTGCCCCTATGTGCGCGGGCAATATGCCAAGCATCCCGAGTGGGCAGACCTGTTCACCATCGGACCGGGAGAAACCCCATGA
- the rnd gene encoding ribonuclease D produces the protein MTDNTLTPITEQSALEDLCGALSESEFICVDTEFHRETTYWPELCLIQASAPGVEGLIDPRAEDLDIGPFLNLIASDKQLKVFHAARQDIEIFNRLIGHPPGPIFDTQVAAMALGFGDSISYDNLIQRVLRKQIDKSSQFTDWMRRPLSQKQLVYALGDVTHLRDAYQKMRDELEKTDRLNWVREEMAELEDPATYDTDPMNAWQRLKLRMPKKDYAAVVVAVAAWRERTAQELDKPRRRILKDDAIQEIAAQKPRTEDEFNQLRAVPNGFVRSKHGHGLVDAIRDALANPDAFAPEMGRPVQNPQIPAGAPELLKVLLKHVSDENNVVPRLIANSADIDRIARGETTTDIPAMTGWRYEMFGKRAIALLSGKLAVSFEGGQVRLFDV, from the coding sequence ATGACTGACAACACCCTGACCCCCATCACAGAGCAGTCGGCGCTCGAAGATCTGTGCGGCGCGCTCTCCGAATCCGAGTTTATCTGCGTGGACACCGAGTTCCACCGGGAAACAACCTATTGGCCGGAACTGTGCCTGATTCAGGCCTCTGCACCGGGGGTTGAGGGCCTGATCGACCCACGCGCGGAAGATCTGGACATCGGGCCGTTCCTGAACCTGATCGCCTCGGACAAGCAGCTGAAGGTGTTTCACGCAGCCCGTCAGGACATCGAGATTTTCAACCGGCTGATCGGCCATCCGCCCGGCCCGATCTTCGATACGCAGGTCGCCGCGATGGCGCTCGGCTTCGGTGATTCGATCTCTTACGACAACCTGATCCAGCGTGTCCTGCGTAAGCAGATCGACAAATCGAGCCAGTTTACCGACTGGATGCGCCGCCCGCTGAGCCAGAAACAGCTTGTCTACGCGCTGGGCGACGTGACCCATCTGCGCGACGCTTATCAGAAGATGCGGGACGAGCTGGAGAAGACCGACCGCCTCAATTGGGTACGCGAGGAGATGGCCGAGCTTGAAGACCCGGCTACCTACGACACCGACCCGATGAATGCCTGGCAGCGCCTCAAACTGCGTATGCCGAAGAAAGATTATGCCGCCGTCGTGGTTGCCGTGGCCGCCTGGCGCGAGCGCACGGCGCAGGAGCTGGACAAGCCTCGCCGCCGCATCCTCAAGGACGACGCAATCCAGGAAATCGCCGCGCAGAAGCCGCGCACCGAAGACGAGTTCAACCAGCTGCGCGCGGTTCCCAACGGCTTTGTCCGCTCCAAGCATGGTCACGGCCTCGTGGACGCCATCCGCGACGCACTGGCCAACCCCGATGCATTCGCACCTGAGATGGGCCGCCCCGTTCAGAACCCCCAGATCCCCGCCGGCGCGCCGGAGCTTCTGAAAGTCCTGTTGAAACACGTCTCCGACGAGAACAATGTTGTTCCGCGCCTGATCGCCAACTCGGCAGACATCGATCGCATCGCCCGCGGCGAGACGACCACGGACATCCCCGCAATGACCGGATGGCGCTATGAGATGTTCGGCAAGCGCGCGATTGCGTTGCTGTCCGGCAAGCTGGCTGTTTCGTTCGAGGGCGGACAGGTTCGCCTGTTCGATGTGTAA
- the ndk gene encoding nucleoside-diphosphate kinase: MAAQRTFSIIKPDATERNLTGAINAVIEKAGLRIVGQRRIQMTRAQAERFYSVHSARPFFGELVDFMTSGPVVVQVLEGADAVAKYREVMGATNPADAAEGTIRKLFAKSIGENSVHGSDSAENAAIEIAQFFSESDITA; encoded by the coding sequence ATGGCCGCGCAGCGTACCTTTTCCATCATCAAGCCCGACGCCACCGAGCGTAACCTGACCGGCGCCATCAACGCCGTGATCGAGAAAGCCGGTCTGCGCATCGTCGGCCAGCGCCGCATCCAGATGACCCGCGCCCAGGCCGAGCGTTTCTACTCGGTTCACTCGGCACGCCCTTTCTTCGGCGAGCTGGTCGACTTCATGACCTCCGGCCCGGTGGTCGTTCAGGTTCTCGAAGGCGCTGACGCCGTTGCGAAATACCGCGAAGTGATGGGCGCCACCAACCCGGCCGACGCCGCCGAAGGCACCATCCGCAAGCTGTTCGCCAAGTCGATCGGTGAGAACTCGGTCCACGGTTCGGACTCGGCTGAAAACGCTGCTATCGAGATCGCTCAGTTCTTCTCTGAGTCTGACATCACCGCCTAA
- a CDS encoding Ppx/GppA phosphatase family protein: MSFPRSKLVGIIDIGSNSVRLVICEVMGASILQNFNEKVMAGLGEGLPKNGHLSKKGVEAALSALSRYRAILRALNVETWQAVATAAVRVASDGPEFLKHAGKVLGRPVRLLSGEDEARLSSRGVDLSIHNPTGLIGDLGGSSLELKRIGQENGPEEGESLMLGPLALGDVVNDPKELRKRIREALAASAVMQGTKGRFYAVGGAWRAFGRLVMELERYPLHVLQGFQINEGQVVRAAKLCVDSYTNANARQQLEVIDKKRAKHLPMAAMLMEEILSHSALESVIVSATGVREGVLHDLLNMQLDDPLTDGIVAYARLDHNQIAFGRALHNFIAPALLAQTDLFGSPDADVRIEKAACMMADSAGRFHPDHRAEMAYDQALRAPYLGVTHPERAMIAHAIGCRYEKDFKRPSEHIILTTEPQAERAKQIGLLMRLGAVFSGRSGPILQRASLRRKGDVLTLEVGRKDQDLLSDTVQRRLSQAASVLRVRPATAVR; this comes from the coding sequence ATGAGTTTTCCCCGGTCCAAGCTGGTGGGTATTATCGACATCGGGTCCAACTCGGTGCGCCTCGTCATTTGTGAAGTGATGGGCGCCTCGATCCTGCAGAACTTCAATGAGAAGGTCATGGCAGGGCTCGGAGAGGGGTTGCCGAAGAATGGGCATCTTTCGAAGAAAGGCGTGGAGGCTGCGCTGAGCGCGCTCAGCCGTTACCGCGCCATCCTGCGCGCGCTGAATGTCGAGACATGGCAGGCTGTGGCAACGGCAGCCGTTCGCGTCGCCAGCGATGGGCCGGAATTTCTCAAGCATGCCGGCAAGGTGCTTGGGCGCCCCGTGCGGCTGCTCAGCGGTGAAGACGAGGCGCGGCTTTCTTCGCGCGGGGTTGATCTCAGCATCCACAATCCGACCGGCCTGATCGGCGATCTTGGCGGCTCCAGCCTTGAACTGAAGCGGATCGGCCAGGAGAATGGTCCGGAAGAGGGCGAAAGCCTGATGCTCGGGCCGTTGGCGCTGGGTGATGTGGTCAATGATCCGAAGGAACTACGCAAACGCATCCGCGAGGCCCTCGCCGCCAGCGCCGTTATGCAGGGAACCAAGGGGCGTTTCTACGCTGTCGGCGGCGCCTGGCGCGCCTTTGGCCGCCTAGTGATGGAGCTGGAGCGGTACCCACTGCATGTGCTTCAGGGCTTCCAGATCAATGAGGGGCAAGTGGTACGAGCGGCCAAACTTTGCGTCGACTCCTACACCAATGCAAACGCGCGCCAGCAATTGGAAGTGATCGACAAGAAGCGCGCCAAGCATCTGCCGATGGCAGCCATGCTGATGGAAGAAATCCTCTCCCACAGCGCGCTGGAAAGCGTCATCGTTTCGGCCACTGGCGTGCGTGAAGGTGTTTTGCACGACCTGTTGAATATGCAGCTCGATGATCCGCTGACGGATGGGATAGTTGCCTATGCGCGGCTGGACCATAACCAGATCGCATTCGGGCGCGCGCTGCACAACTTCATCGCGCCAGCGCTACTCGCGCAAACCGATCTGTTCGGCTCGCCCGATGCCGATGTCCGGATTGAGAAGGCGGCCTGTATGATGGCGGACAGTGCTGGCCGTTTCCATCCCGATCACCGTGCCGAGATGGCCTATGACCAGGCCTTGCGCGCGCCCTATCTGGGCGTCACCCATCCCGAGCGCGCGATGATCGCGCACGCGATCGGGTGCCGCTATGAAAAGGACTTCAAGCGCCCCTCAGAGCATATCATCCTGACGACCGAGCCGCAGGCCGAGCGCGCCAAGCAGATTGGCCTGCTGATGCGGCTGGGGGCTGTGTTTTCCGGGAGGTCTGGCCCGATCCTGCAGCGTGCGTCCTTGCGGCGCAAGGGCGATGTGCTGACGCTGGAAGTGGGCCGCAAAGATCAGGATCTGCTGTCCGACACGGTGCAGCGGCGCCTCTCTCAGGCGGCAAGCGTGTTGCGGGTGAGGCCGGCGACGGCGGTGCGCTAG
- a CDS encoding RNA degradosome polyphosphate kinase yields the protein MPEGQQRTIKQLMASPQRFLNRELSWLQFNQRVLDEADNPAHPLLERLRFLSISASNLDEFDMVRYAGLREQVRAGVTKPSQDGLTPAQQVAEIETASLKLIAAQQDQWRRLKAEMEAEGIFVLSPQDLTRKEKVEVENYFNNNIFPILTPLAVDPAHPFPFIPNLGFTIAFDLESETGGEGQVGIVPMPTFVRRFIRLQTGSKPGIRFIPLEDVIGMFLSALFPGFRETGRCLFRIVRDSDIEIEEESEDLIREFEVLLKQRRRGRIVRLRMQSSAPEQLRNFIMREMGAESSDIVLYDGILGMARLSELIVDDKPGLLFPAYEPRYPERIREMGGDIFAAVRAKDILVHHPFESFDVVVEFVRQAAADPQVVAIKQTLYRTTVNSPIVGALIEAAESGKTVTALVEIKARFDEEANLRLARDLERAGVQVVYGFIEYKTHAKVSLVVRREGNELRTYTHYGTGNYHPINARVYTDLSLFTADPALGRDANRLFNYVTAYKEPPEVPPAFETIAMSPVNLKQQLIEMIEAEAQAAKKGKPSGIWAKMNALVDPDVIDALYKASQAGVQIALAVRGICCLRPGIPGMSENITVKSIVGRFLEHSRMVCFANGEALPSPNAKVFLSSADWMPRNLTRRVEVLVPATNPTVHRQIVNQIMVANLNDESQTWLMHSDGTYERFHSADPETAFSAHGYFMDNPSLSGRGSALEVSLPPRLSYRETHPK from the coding sequence ATGCCGGAAGGGCAGCAGCGCACAATCAAACAACTCATGGCATCGCCACAGCGGTTCCTGAACCGGGAGCTTTCCTGGCTTCAGTTCAATCAGCGGGTTCTGGATGAAGCCGACAATCCGGCGCATCCGTTGCTGGAACGCCTGCGCTTCCTGTCGATTTCGGCCAGCAACCTCGATGAGTTCGACATGGTGCGCTATGCGGGGTTGCGTGAGCAGGTGCGGGCGGGCGTGACCAAGCCGAGCCAGGATGGCCTGACGCCGGCCCAACAGGTGGCTGAAATCGAGACCGCCTCGCTGAAGCTGATCGCGGCGCAGCAGGACCAGTGGCGCAGACTTAAGGCGGAAATGGAGGCCGAAGGCATTTTTGTGCTCTCGCCGCAGGACCTTACCCGCAAAGAGAAAGTCGAGGTTGAGAATTACTTCAACAACAACATCTTCCCGATCCTGACGCCGCTGGCGGTCGATCCTGCGCATCCCTTTCCCTTCATCCCCAATCTTGGCTTCACCATCGCGTTCGATCTTGAATCGGAGACAGGCGGCGAGGGGCAGGTTGGCATTGTGCCGATGCCAACATTCGTGCGCCGGTTCATCCGCCTGCAGACGGGATCTAAGCCGGGCATCCGGTTCATTCCGCTGGAAGACGTAATCGGCATGTTCCTGAGCGCGCTGTTTCCAGGTTTCCGCGAAACCGGGCGATGCCTTTTCCGGATCGTGCGCGACAGCGATATCGAGATAGAGGAAGAATCCGAAGATCTGATCCGGGAATTTGAAGTCCTGCTGAAGCAGCGCCGACGGGGGCGTATCGTCCGACTGCGGATGCAGTCTAGCGCGCCGGAACAGCTGCGCAATTTTATCATGCGCGAAATGGGCGCGGAGTCTTCGGACATTGTTCTTTATGATGGCATCCTTGGGATGGCGCGCCTTTCCGAGCTGATCGTTGACGACAAGCCGGGGCTGTTGTTCCCGGCTTATGAGCCGCGATACCCGGAACGAATCCGCGAAATGGGCGGCGACATCTTCGCTGCCGTGCGCGCCAAGGACATTCTCGTCCACCATCCCTTCGAGAGTTTCGATGTGGTGGTGGAGTTTGTGCGCCAGGCTGCGGCGGACCCGCAGGTGGTGGCCATCAAGCAGACGCTTTACCGCACGACCGTGAACTCCCCGATCGTGGGAGCACTGATTGAGGCGGCAGAGTCCGGCAAAACCGTGACGGCGCTGGTCGAGATCAAGGCCCGCTTCGATGAAGAGGCAAACCTGCGCCTGGCGCGGGACCTGGAGCGCGCGGGTGTGCAGGTCGTTTACGGCTTCATTGAATATAAGACACACGCCAAGGTTTCCCTAGTCGTTCGCCGCGAAGGCAATGAGCTTCGGACGTACACGCATTATGGCACCGGGAACTATCACCCGATCAATGCGCGGGTATATACGGACCTTTCGCTGTTCACAGCCGACCCTGCCCTGGGGCGGGATGCCAACCGCCTGTTCAACTATGTGACCGCCTATAAGGAGCCACCGGAAGTGCCGCCGGCCTTTGAGACGATCGCGATGTCTCCGGTGAACCTCAAGCAACAGCTGATCGAGATGATCGAGGCAGAGGCGCAGGCCGCCAAGAAGGGCAAGCCGAGCGGTATCTGGGCGAAGATGAATGCGCTGGTCGATCCCGATGTGATCGATGCACTCTACAAGGCGAGCCAGGCAGGCGTGCAGATCGCGCTCGCCGTTCGCGGTATCTGCTGCTTGCGGCCCGGCATTCCGGGCATGTCTGAAAATATCACTGTAAAGAGCATCGTCGGTCGTTTTCTGGAACATTCCCGCATGGTGTGTTTCGCAAATGGGGAGGCGCTGCCCTCGCCGAATGCAAAGGTGTTCCTGTCTTCGGCAGACTGGATGCCGCGCAATCTTACCCGGCGTGTTGAAGTGCTCGTGCCTGCCACGAACCCAACCGTTCATCGCCAGATCGTGAACCAGATCATGGTTGCCAACCTGAATGACGAAAGCCAGACTTGGCTGATGCACTCGGATGGCACCTATGAGCGCTTCCACAGCGCGGACCCCGAAACTGCTTTCTCAGCCCACGGATACTTTATGGACAATCCAAGCCTTTCAGGCCGGGGCAGCGCGCTGGAGGTCAGCCTTCCGCCGCGCCTTTCCTATCGTGAGACCCATCCGAAATGA
- a CDS encoding DUF1003 domain-containing protein — MGQDTGTVTCAVCGNTFGEGETRRVCDATPGTQAALKSQMPEIGPDQSVCLPDIARMRRVYLERLLEKERGELTALDEQVLESLETGTLVADEPDATWEDARGLGERAADAVARFGGSWTFILTFCVILAVWMAVNATGFLLRTFDPYPFILLNLVLSCIAALQAPIIMMSQRRQEAKDRLRSENDYKVNLKAELEIRHLHEKIDLHLHRQWERLASIQRLQIELLEEAARGDMPRK, encoded by the coding sequence ATGGGACAGGATACGGGCACTGTGACCTGCGCGGTTTGCGGCAACACGTTTGGCGAGGGGGAAACCCGCCGCGTGTGTGATGCGACGCCGGGCACGCAGGCGGCGCTGAAATCGCAGATGCCGGAGATTGGCCCCGACCAGAGCGTGTGCCTGCCCGATATTGCCCGGATGCGGCGAGTGTATCTGGAGCGATTGCTGGAGAAAGAGCGCGGCGAGCTGACAGCGCTGGACGAGCAGGTGCTGGAAAGCCTGGAGACCGGGACGCTGGTGGCCGACGAACCGGACGCGACCTGGGAAGACGCGCGCGGCCTGGGCGAGCGGGCCGCCGATGCAGTGGCGCGGTTTGGCGGGTCCTGGACGTTTATCCTGACTTTCTGCGTCATCCTCGCAGTATGGATGGCGGTGAACGCCACAGGATTTCTGCTGCGGACATTCGACCCTTACCCCTTCATTCTATTGAATTTAGTGCTCTCCTGTATTGCGGCGTTGCAGGCGCCTATCATCATGATGAGCCAGCGCCGGCAGGAGGCGAAAGACCGGCTGCGCTCGGAGAATGATTACAAGGTGAACCTCAAGGCGGAGCTGGAAATCCGGCACCTGCACGAGAAAATCGACCTGCACCTGCACCGGCAATGGGAAAGACTGGCGTCAATTCAAAGGCTTCAGATCGAATTGCTGGAGGAAGCCGCGCGCGGGGACATGCCGCGCAAATAG
- the purM gene encoding phosphoribosylformylglycinamidine cyclo-ligase, which produces MNTPSKTPLSYRDAGVDIEAGERLVDAISPMAKATARAGVMGGLGGFGALFDLKAAGYNDPILVSGTDGVGTKLMLAFETGIHNTVGIDLVAMCANDVLAQGAEPLFFLDYFATGKLEGGIAEAVISGIAEGCRRSGCALVGGETAEMPGMYPPGHYDLAGFVVGAVDRDKVLPRMGDMQSGDVLIGIASSGPHSNGYSLVRRIVEREGLFYGGPSPFSNSETLGEALLTPTRLYAPIVMPLIRAGKLKGLAHITGGGITENAPRMCPDSLVPRIDRAAWTPPPVFQWLQDAGQVDLEEMHRTFNMGIGLVLAVSPADADGVIAELKAAGEDPRVIGELAQA; this is translated from the coding sequence ATGAACACTCCGTCCAAGACGCCCCTGTCTTACCGCGACGCCGGTGTCGATATTGAGGCAGGCGAGCGCCTCGTTGATGCAATTTCGCCGATGGCGAAGGCCACAGCCCGCGCGGGCGTGATGGGCGGGCTCGGCGGGTTTGGCGCCCTCTTCGATCTGAAGGCCGCTGGCTACAATGATCCGATCCTCGTATCGGGCACAGACGGCGTCGGCACCAAGCTGATGCTGGCCTTCGAGACAGGCATTCACAACACAGTCGGCATCGACCTGGTCGCCATGTGCGCCAATGATGTGCTCGCGCAAGGCGCTGAGCCACTGTTTTTCCTGGACTATTTCGCCACCGGAAAGCTGGAAGGCGGCATCGCTGAGGCCGTGATTTCCGGCATTGCGGAAGGCTGCCGCCGCTCCGGCTGCGCCCTTGTGGGCGGCGAAACGGCCGAAATGCCGGGCATGTACCCGCCGGGCCATTACGATCTTGCAGGTTTCGTCGTTGGCGCGGTGGACCGCGACAAGGTGCTGCCGCGTATGGGCGACATGCAGAGCGGCGACGTGCTGATCGGCATCGCCTCCTCCGGCCCGCATTCCAACGGCTATTCGCTGGTGCGCCGCATCGTCGAGCGTGAGGGCCTGTTCTATGGCGGTCCCTCGCCCTTCTCCAATTCCGAGACGCTGGGCGAAGCCCTGCTGACGCCGACGCGCCTTTATGCGCCAATCGTGATGCCGTTGATCCGCGCCGGCAAACTCAAGGGTCTCGCCCACATCACTGGCGGCGGGATCACTGAGAACGCGCCGCGCATGTGCCCAGATAGCCTCGTGCCCCGCATCGACCGCGCCGCCTGGACGCCGCCCCCGGTGTTCCAGTGGCTGCAGGACGCCGGACAGGTGGACCTGGAAGAGATGCACCGCACCTTCAACATGGGCATCGGCCTCGTGCTGGCGGTGAGCCCGGCAGACGCTGACGGTGTGATCGCTGAGCTGAAAGCCGCCGGTGAAGACCCGCGCGTCATTGGCGAGCTTGCCCAGGCATGA
- the purN gene encoding phosphoribosylglycinamide formyltransferase yields MNRLKLAILISGRGSNMEALLKAAEDAAFPAQPVLVLSNRPDAKGLETAANAGVPVLAIDHKLYGKDREAFEREMDKALSDAGVELIALAGFMRVLTPWFVTRWQGRMINIHPSLLPKYKGLDTHQRALDAGDTEVGCTVHWVSAGVDEGEIIAQAAIPILPGDTAESLADRLLPEEHKLYPRALALACERVRG; encoded by the coding sequence ATGAACCGCCTGAAACTGGCGATCCTGATTTCCGGGCGCGGCTCCAATATGGAAGCGCTGCTGAAGGCGGCTGAGGACGCTGCGTTTCCGGCGCAGCCCGTTCTGGTGCTGTCCAACCGGCCGGACGCCAAGGGGCTGGAAACGGCTGCCAATGCAGGCGTGCCTGTGCTGGCCATCGACCACAAGCTTTACGGCAAGGACCGCGAAGCGTTTGAGCGGGAGATGGACAAGGCGCTGAGCGATGCCGGCGTCGAGCTCATCGCGCTGGCGGGCTTCATGCGCGTGCTGACGCCCTGGTTCGTGACGCGCTGGCAGGGCCGGATGATCAACATCCACCCCTCGCTGCTGCCCAAATACAAGGGCCTCGATACCCATCAACGCGCGCTCGACGCAGGCGATACGGAAGTCGGCTGCACGGTTCACTGGGTGAGCGCAGGCGTCGATGAAGGCGAGATCATCGCGCAGGCCGCCATTCCCATCCTGCCGGGCGACACAGCAGAGAGCCTCGCCGACCGCCTGCTGCCGGAGGAGCACAAGCTCTACCCCCGCGCCCTCGCGCTCGCCTGCGAGCGCGTGCGGGGCTGA
- a CDS encoding phage holin family protein has product MLSLLSSLLQNQVGAQVNRSLKGLGTLAVVAVFLLTAYVAAVVALALFLAEQMSPWAATAFVALGFAVMGGALVLFLSLKAEADERAEAAAAKARQDTQQQFLSALTGSEGGGKQAMVIAAIAGLVLSSLLGKGEDDEEDED; this is encoded by the coding sequence ATGCTCTCGCTTCTTTCTTCTCTCCTGCAGAACCAGGTCGGCGCGCAGGTAAACCGCAGCCTCAAGGGCCTCGGCACGCTCGCCGTGGTCGCCGTGTTCCTGCTGACGGCTTATGTCGCTGCCGTTGTGGCGCTCGCCCTGTTCCTGGCGGAGCAGATGAGCCCCTGGGCCGCCACAGCCTTCGTCGCGCTCGGCTTTGCCGTGATGGGCGGCGCGCTGGTCCTCTTCCTGTCGCTGAAGGCCGAGGCCGACGAACGCGCCGAAGCCGCCGCCGCAAAGGCGCGCCAGGATACGCAGCAGCAATTCCTCTCCGCCCTCACAGGCAGCGAAGGCGGCGGCAAGCAGGCGATGGTCATCGCCGCAATCGCCGGTCTCGTCCTCTCCAGCCTGCTGGGCAAGGGCGAGGATGATGAGGAAGACGAGGACTAG